The sequence CCCGCACAGTCAATAGCAGCGTCAGAAGCGTGACGCTGAGGAAGAAGCCGACGTCGGAGAGATAGATCGAGCCGATGGCGAAGGGGCGAAAATGAACCGACAACGACAGGTTCACGACCAGCGTGTCAGCGGGGCTCGGCAGCAGCCAGCCGAAATTGTCGATGATCCACAAGAGCAGGAACACGCTGAGCGTGATCAGGGCCGCGATTACCTGGTTCGCCGTCAGCGCCGACGCCAGGAGCCCGGTGCCGACCAGCGCCGAGCCGAACAGCAATAGGCCGAGATAGCCGCTGTAGATCGGGCCGAAGTCAGGATCGCCGAACCAGGCGAGCGCAGCGGCGTAGGCGCCCGACAGCAGCAGCATGACCACGACCAGGCTCATGGCGGCGAGGTACTTTGCCAAGACGATCGCGAGCTCCGACACCGGCGCGGTCAACAGCACTTCGAGCGTCTTCAGTTTCCGCTCCTCGGCAAAT comes from Bradyrhizobium diazoefficiens and encodes:
- a CDS encoding ABC transporter permease; protein product: MRSFAVLLRKEETALFSSPIAYVLMTVFLLIMGYSFTLTLFLSHQPSMVHIFFQMFVLFGLTAPLITMRLFAEERKLKTLEVLLTAPVSELAIVLAKYLAAMSLVVVMLLLSGAYAAALAWFGDPDFGPIYSGYLGLLLFGSALVGTGLLASALTANQVIAALITLSVFLLLWIIDNFGWLLPSPADTLVVNLSLSVHFRPFAIGSIYLSDVGFFLSVTLLTLLLTVRALARR